One window of Chitinophagales bacterium genomic DNA carries:
- a CDS encoding HAD family phosphatase: MKTNFGDYFKSIMSDNFAFLFDMDGTMVDNMKYHELAWQQQLKQLGKDLSSEEIKPTLYGKNEEVLQRHFGDRFSDEDVELFSKQKEEKYQTLYKDHISLIKGLPSFLQQAYDAHIALAIATASASSNIEMILKATHSHKFFNVIITAEQTKKGKPDPEVFLTAASQLNISPQLCIVFEDSLKGAEAAYNGGMRSVFITTSGQESDLKRLPGVIKIIDDFSSISPDSIISILQE, encoded by the coding sequence ATGAAGACTAATTTCGGCGATTATTTCAAATCGATCATGAGCGACAATTTTGCTTTTTTATTTGACATGGATGGCACCATGGTAGACAACATGAAATACCATGAGCTGGCATGGCAACAACAATTAAAGCAATTAGGAAAGGATCTCTCATCCGAGGAAATTAAACCTACGTTGTATGGAAAAAATGAAGAGGTGCTCCAAAGACATTTTGGAGATCGGTTTTCTGATGAGGATGTAGAATTATTCAGTAAACAGAAAGAAGAGAAATATCAAACCCTTTATAAAGATCATATCAGCCTGATAAAAGGGTTGCCCTCATTTTTACAACAAGCATATGACGCTCATATAGCACTTGCGATTGCAACCGCAAGCGCTTCTTCTAACATTGAAATGATTTTAAAAGCTACTCATTCGCATAAATTTTTTAATGTAATAATAACAGCTGAGCAGACAAAAAAAGGAAAACCAGATCCGGAAGTTTTTCTGACAGCAGCTTCACAATTAAATATTTCACCCCAACTATGCATTGTATTTGAAGATTCATTGAAAGGAGCAGAAGCGGCATACAACGGTGGAATGAGGTCAGTATTTATCACAACCTCCGGGCAAGAATCTGATTTAAAAAGATTACCAGGTGTTATTAAGATTATCGATGATTTTAGTTCTATCAGTCCTGACAGCATAATTTCAATATTGCAGGAATGA